A single Streptomyces sp. Edi2 DNA region contains:
- a CDS encoding ABC transporter ATP-binding protein produces the protein MTTTATTTPTTAQGADRAPVVSFRQVSKSYGAVRAVADLDLELSPGETVALLGPNGAGKSSTLDLLLGLRNADSGSVTLFGTTPQRAIAQGKVGAMLQSGGLMDGVKVKELVQLARDLHPRGYPVDRILATAGITDIADRLVEKLSGGQAQRVRFALATAGANDLIVLDEPTTGMDVSARQTFWGAMRRQAEQGRTVLFATHYLEEADEVADRVIVLHRGRVLADGTAAEIKARAGARRVGFELDEPADREALQSLPSLAALEVSGRTVRIQSHDADATVHALYGLGLYPHHLEVSGLGLEQAFIALTTASDATSATAEEAAR, from the coding sequence ATGACGACCACAGCGACCACCACACCCACCACCGCGCAGGGGGCGGACCGGGCACCCGTGGTCAGCTTCCGGCAGGTCAGCAAGAGTTACGGCGCGGTGCGCGCGGTGGCCGACCTGGATCTGGAGCTGTCCCCGGGAGAGACCGTCGCGCTTCTCGGCCCGAACGGCGCGGGCAAGTCCTCGACCCTCGACCTGCTCCTCGGCCTGCGCAACGCCGACTCCGGCAGCGTCACCCTGTTCGGCACGACCCCGCAGCGCGCCATCGCGCAGGGCAAGGTCGGCGCGATGCTGCAGAGCGGCGGCCTGATGGACGGCGTCAAGGTCAAGGAGTTGGTCCAACTCGCCCGCGATCTGCACCCGCGCGGCTATCCGGTCGACCGCATCCTGGCCACCGCCGGCATCACCGACATCGCCGACCGCCTGGTCGAAAAGCTCTCCGGCGGTCAGGCGCAGCGGGTGCGCTTCGCCCTCGCCACGGCCGGTGCCAATGACCTGATCGTGCTGGACGAGCCGACCACCGGTATGGACGTCTCCGCCCGGCAGACCTTCTGGGGCGCGATGCGCCGGCAGGCCGAGCAGGGCCGTACGGTCCTCTTCGCGACGCACTACCTCGAAGAGGCCGACGAGGTCGCCGACCGGGTGATCGTGCTGCACCGCGGCCGGGTGCTGGCCGACGGTACCGCCGCCGAGATCAAGGCCAGGGCGGGCGCCCGCAGGGTCGGCTTCGAGCTCGACGAGCCGGCCGACCGCGAGGCACTGCAGAGCCTGCCGTCCCTGGCCGCCCTGGAGGTCTCCGGGCGCACGGTCCGCATCCAGTCCCACGACGCCGATGCCACCGTCCACGCCCTCTACGGCCTCGGCCTCTACCCGCACCACCTCGAAGTCTCCGGCCTCGGCCTGGAGCAGGCCTTCATCGCCCTGACCACCGCTTCCGACGCGACCTCTGCCACCGCCGAGGAGGCGGCCCGATGA
- a CDS encoding ABC transporter permease: MTTLIKLEIIRALRNKKFIFFSVIYPTVLYLIIAGGADSKPIPGMKLDMGLYFMVSMAALGAMTAVLLGNSERIAKEREKGWVRQLRLTALPGRGYVAAKMAAAATVSLPSILLVMIVAAAVKGVRLEAWQWISIAAGTWLGSFVFAALGVAIGYLATGDAVRPIAMLCYFGLAFLGGLWMPLTILPQWAQNIAEWLPTHAYTALGTAVEAGEAPHVKDMAILAGYLLVFAAGAAWLYRKDTRKA; the protein is encoded by the coding sequence ATGACCACTCTGATCAAGCTGGAGATCATCCGCGCCCTGCGCAACAAGAAGTTCATCTTCTTCTCGGTGATCTACCCGACGGTGCTGTACCTGATCATCGCCGGCGGTGCGGACAGCAAGCCGATCCCCGGCATGAAGCTGGACATGGGGCTCTATTTCATGGTGTCCATGGCGGCATTGGGCGCCATGACCGCCGTGCTGCTGGGCAACAGCGAGCGCATCGCCAAGGAGCGGGAGAAGGGCTGGGTGCGGCAGCTGAGGCTGACGGCCCTGCCCGGACGCGGCTATGTCGCCGCCAAGATGGCCGCCGCCGCGACCGTCAGCCTGCCGTCGATCCTGCTGGTCATGATCGTCGCCGCGGCGGTCAAGGGCGTCCGGCTCGAGGCCTGGCAGTGGATATCCATCGCCGCCGGCACCTGGCTCGGCAGCTTCGTCTTCGCCGCCCTGGGCGTTGCCATCGGCTATCTGGCCACCGGTGACGCGGTCCGTCCGATCGCCATGCTGTGCTACTTCGGCCTGGCCTTCCTCGGCGGCCTGTGGATGCCGCTGACGATCCTGCCGCAGTGGGCGCAGAACATCGCAGAATGGCTGCCGACACATGCGTACACCGCGCTCGGCACCGCCGTGGAGGCCGGCGAGGCACCGCATGTGAAGGACATGGCCATACTGGCCGGGTATCTGCTGGTCTTCGCCGCCGGCGCGGCCTGGCTCTACCGCAAGGACACCCGGAAGGCATGA
- a CDS encoding sensor histidine kinase, protein MPRNRRQAVAKTMWIGVWLLYLAGPVGRLLQAGVPTAERIWGGLGLTLFVLSYVVLVFRHMWRKMTSLLQYGAPALMLALATALSWTLGFPWLVLFIFTSVACAVVLPWRESRWAIPLVTVVLLAVGARYPEIRGYYLFAYGLPSVGVGFMMVGVQHLIHTTAELRAAREEVARLAANDERLRLARDLHDLLGHSLSLITLKSELAGRMLPDRPSDAARQVADIEQVSRQALVDVREAVTGYRRPRLAVELAGARTALRTAGVRVVADPALEGEYQGLATDAESVLAWALREAVTNVVRHSGAHRCELLLAEEWEADERRRLCLTVIDDGAGPPRTQHDGNGLSGLRERLALAEGRLETGPAPHGRGFALRASVPLGTAPRSAAAPAPEISPEPVIDPA, encoded by the coding sequence GTGCCCCGCAACCGCCGCCAGGCGGTCGCCAAGACGATGTGGATCGGCGTCTGGCTGCTGTATCTGGCCGGGCCGGTGGGCCGGCTGCTGCAGGCCGGGGTCCCCACCGCCGAGCGGATCTGGGGCGGTCTGGGGCTCACCCTCTTCGTGCTCTCCTACGTGGTGCTGGTCTTCCGGCACATGTGGCGGAAGATGACCAGCCTGCTGCAGTACGGCGCGCCGGCCCTGATGCTGGCGCTGGCCACCGCGCTCTCGTGGACGCTGGGCTTCCCCTGGCTGGTGCTGTTCATCTTCACCAGCGTGGCCTGTGCCGTGGTGCTGCCCTGGCGGGAGTCCCGCTGGGCCATCCCCCTGGTGACCGTGGTGCTGCTCGCCGTCGGGGCGCGCTATCCGGAGATCCGCGGCTACTACCTCTTCGCCTACGGCCTGCCCTCGGTGGGCGTCGGTTTCATGATGGTCGGGGTGCAGCATCTGATCCATACGACCGCGGAGCTGCGCGCCGCCCGCGAGGAGGTCGCCCGCCTCGCCGCCAACGACGAACGGCTGCGGCTCGCCCGTGACCTGCACGACCTCCTCGGCCACTCCCTCTCGTTGATCACGCTCAAGAGCGAGCTGGCCGGACGGATGCTGCCCGACCGGCCCTCCGACGCCGCCCGGCAGGTCGCCGACATCGAGCAGGTCAGCAGGCAGGCGCTGGTCGATGTGCGGGAGGCCGTCACCGGCTATCGCCGGCCGCGGCTCGCCGTTGAACTGGCCGGGGCGCGGACCGCGCTGCGTACGGCAGGGGTGCGGGTCGTCGCCGACCCCGCGCTGGAGGGCGAATACCAGGGGCTGGCGACCGATGCGGAGAGCGTGCTGGCCTGGGCGCTGCGGGAGGCCGTGACCAATGTCGTACGGCACAGCGGCGCCCACCGCTGCGAGCTGTTGCTCGCCGAGGAGTGGGAGGCCGACGAGCGCCGCCGTCTGTGCCTGACGGTGATCGACGACGGCGCCGGCCCGCCCCGCACCCAGCACGACGGCAACGGCCTCAGCGGCCTGCGCGAACGCCTCGCCCTGGCCGAAGGCCGCCTGGAAACCGGCCCCGCCCCGCACGGCCGCGGCTTCGCCCTCCGGGCCTCCGTACCCCTGGGCACGGCCCCGAGGAGTGCCGCGGCCCCCGCCCCGGAGATATCCCCCGAGCCCGTCATAGACCCGGCTTAG
- a CDS encoding response regulator transcription factor yields the protein MIRLLLAEDQSMVREALAALLSLEDDLEVVAQAARGDEVLPAARAHAVDVALLDIEMPGISGLDAAAALRDELPGVKVVILTTFGRPGYLRRAMECGADAFLVKDAPAARLAEAVRRVLRGERVIDPVLAAAALADGASPLTEREREVLRTASDGSTNAEIADALHLSQGTVRNYLSTAIQKTGARNRAEAVATARDKGWL from the coding sequence ATGATCAGACTGCTGCTGGCGGAGGACCAGTCGATGGTCCGGGAGGCGCTGGCCGCGCTGCTGTCCCTGGAGGACGATCTGGAGGTCGTGGCGCAGGCGGCGCGCGGTGACGAGGTGCTTCCGGCGGCGCGTGCCCACGCCGTGGACGTCGCGCTGCTGGACATCGAGATGCCCGGCATCAGCGGGCTGGACGCCGCGGCCGCGCTGCGTGACGAGCTGCCCGGCGTGAAGGTCGTCATCCTCACCACCTTCGGCCGTCCTGGCTATCTGCGCCGCGCGATGGAGTGCGGTGCCGATGCCTTTCTGGTCAAGGACGCCCCGGCGGCCCGGCTCGCGGAGGCGGTTCGGCGCGTACTGCGCGGCGAGCGCGTCATCGACCCGGTGCTGGCCGCGGCCGCGCTCGCCGACGGCGCCAGCCCCCTGACCGAGCGCGAGCGGGAGGTGCTGCGGACCGCCTCCGACGGCTCCACCAACGCCGAAATCGCCGACGCCCTGCACCTGTCCCAGGGCACGGTCCGCAACTACCTCTCCACGGCCATCCAGAAGACCGGCGCCCGCAACCGCGCGGAGGCGGTCGCGACGGCCCGCGACAAGGGCTGGCTGTAG
- a CDS encoding PP2C family protein-serine/threonine phosphatase: MPADRQTESNRLAPALLILAIFVVAILDATTSPELHISAFLGIAPLYAALRWSFRVTLLVAAVFMVCLTLVDIFTVPDWAPASRVVSIFGVVLVAVFSLVLCRTRLQREALHARTRMVADTVQRAMLRELPLSAGAVEAYGFYVSAQEGARVGGDIYEAIETPHGLRLMIGDVQGKGMPAIGAGLEVLASFREAAQHVDSLEEVAERMEQALARYNTRSAEQGADERFVTALLMEVRDPVGLPQGRVLSCGHIPYYLVRDGKIYERREGEGGLPLGLGTLSGEPRHSVRVHPEPDDWLVLCTDGVTEARGKDGAFYPLAERLAGWTDLEPAELARTLRADLESFTDGELKDDATALVVRRSPAATQLSMERAAAA; the protein is encoded by the coding sequence ATGCCTGCCGACCGGCAGACGGAGAGCAACCGCCTTGCTCCCGCGCTGCTCATCCTTGCGATCTTCGTCGTCGCGATCCTGGACGCCACGACCAGCCCTGAGCTGCACATCTCGGCCTTCTTGGGCATCGCCCCGCTCTACGCCGCGCTGCGCTGGTCGTTCCGGGTGACACTCCTGGTGGCCGCCGTCTTCATGGTGTGCCTGACCCTGGTCGATATCTTCACGGTGCCCGACTGGGCTCCGGCCAGCCGGGTCGTCAGCATCTTCGGCGTGGTCCTGGTGGCCGTCTTCTCCCTGGTGCTGTGCCGCACCCGCCTGCAGCGTGAGGCGCTGCACGCCCGTACGCGCATGGTGGCCGACACGGTGCAGCGGGCGATGCTGCGCGAGCTGCCGCTCAGCGCGGGCGCGGTCGAGGCGTACGGCTTCTATGTCTCCGCCCAGGAGGGGGCCCGGGTCGGCGGCGACATCTACGAGGCCATCGAAACCCCGCACGGGCTGCGGCTGATGATCGGCGATGTGCAGGGCAAGGGCATGCCGGCGATCGGCGCGGGCCTGGAGGTGCTGGCGTCGTTCCGGGAGGCCGCCCAGCATGTGGACTCGTTGGAGGAGGTGGCCGAGCGCATGGAGCAGGCACTGGCCCGCTACAACACTCGCTCGGCCGAGCAGGGCGCCGACGAGCGCTTCGTCACGGCGCTGCTGATGGAGGTGCGCGACCCGGTCGGCCTGCCGCAGGGCCGGGTGCTGTCCTGCGGCCATATCCCGTACTACCTGGTGCGCGACGGCAAGATCTACGAACGCCGGGAGGGCGAGGGCGGGCTGCCCCTCGGCCTGGGCACGCTCAGCGGCGAGCCCCGGCACAGCGTCCGGGTCCACCCCGAGCCTGACGATTGGCTGGTGCTGTGCACGGACGGGGTGACCGAGGCGCGCGGCAAGGACGGCGCGTTCTACCCGCTGGCGGAACGGCTGGCCGGGTGGACGGACCTGGAGCCCGCCGAGCTGGCCCGTACCCTCCGCGCCGACCTGGAGAGCTTCACCGACGGCGAGCTCAAGGACGACGCGACCGCGCTGGTCGTCCGCCGCAGCCCCGCCGCCACTCAGTTGAGCATGGAACGCGCCGCGGCGGCCTGA
- a CDS encoding transglutaminase-like domain-containing protein has protein sequence MPHEPEPGPEPEPEPEPEPDGGRAARRRQFADAARAERPDLAVLCLLIGAEADPALDEAGCDAVQIELDRLAGLLPYSPAGGPGAWARNLAELLGTRCGFGGSPADYRRLESSLLHEVLRRHRGLPILLSVVWMEVARRAGAPVYGVALPGHFVVGFGDPAGAHVLADPFAGGRLLTEEDAGLLVTGATGEPLSAGMMTPADPLEIVLRVLNNIRSWAQARPEHSAVQLWALELSLLLPSHPARLRLERAQLLVQRGEFLAGAAELEEYARVVEAVDPAGAKAIRRQAAAARSMLN, from the coding sequence ATGCCCCACGAACCCGAACCGGGACCCGAGCCGGAGCCCGAGCCCGAGCCGGAGCCGGACGGCGGTCGCGCCGCCCGGCGGCGGCAGTTCGCCGATGCCGCGCGCGCCGAGCGGCCCGATCTGGCGGTGCTGTGTCTGCTGATCGGGGCCGAGGCCGACCCCGCGCTGGACGAGGCGGGTTGCGACGCGGTCCAGATCGAGCTGGACCGGCTGGCCGGGCTCCTCCCGTACTCCCCGGCCGGCGGCCCGGGTGCCTGGGCCCGCAACCTCGCCGAGCTGCTCGGCACCCGCTGCGGCTTCGGCGGCTCACCCGCCGACTACCGGCGGCTGGAGTCCTCCCTGCTGCACGAGGTGTTGCGGCGGCACCGGGGCCTGCCGATCCTGCTGTCGGTGGTGTGGATGGAGGTGGCCCGGCGGGCCGGCGCACCCGTCTACGGGGTGGCCCTGCCGGGGCACTTCGTCGTCGGCTTCGGTGATCCGGCCGGTGCGCACGTGCTGGCCGATCCGTTCGCGGGCGGGCGGCTGCTCACCGAGGAGGACGCGGGGCTGCTGGTAACCGGCGCGACCGGTGAGCCGCTGAGCGCGGGGATGATGACGCCCGCCGATCCGCTGGAGATCGTGCTGCGGGTGCTCAACAACATCCGGTCCTGGGCGCAGGCACGCCCGGAGCACAGCGCGGTGCAGCTGTGGGCACTGGAGCTGTCGCTGCTGCTGCCGAGCCATCCGGCGCGGCTGCGCCTGGAGCGCGCCCAGCTACTCGTCCAGCGCGGCGAGTTCCTTGCCGGGGCGGCCGAGCTGGAGGAGTACGCCCGGGTGGTGGAGGCCGTCGACCCGGCCGGTGCGAAGGCGATACGGCGTCAGGCCGCCGCGGCGCGTTCCATGCTCAACTGA
- a CDS encoding GNAT family N-acetyltransferase, translated as MEFLAGGHAEVRITRADVGKRVSVRRLTGGGAGEPAFTDAVGVLTSWDEGVLSITRRSGECVRIEESSLVAAKVVPARRPAAGPQGSSGPSSAPARRRGPSATALELQRIAARGWPAAETASLGEWTLRASGGFTRRANSVLPLGDPGVPLDTALERIGHWYDERGLPAVITVATGQAGTDEELAAALAERGWTAERHTRVRVAALAPLADIDTDAMGTTGTTGASAGTVGGAPARVVLSREPGAGWLGLYNRTGEAGVTGETGEDDEADKTGKAARDALKVLTGGPSVWFATVHDTDGGTAAIGRLVVDGRWAGFAAVEVAPAARRRGLATRVMAALAEQALAEGASAAYLQVEADNAGALAFYDRLGFTDHHGYHYRRALPGGGRH; from the coding sequence ATGGAATTCCTGGCCGGCGGCCACGCGGAAGTCCGCATCACCCGTGCTGACGTGGGCAAAAGGGTATCCGTCCGGCGCTTGACCGGGGGCGGAGCGGGGGAGCCGGCGTTCACGGACGCGGTCGGGGTTCTCACATCCTGGGATGAAGGTGTGCTGAGCATCACACGACGCAGCGGTGAATGCGTCAGGATCGAGGAGTCCTCGCTGGTGGCGGCCAAGGTCGTGCCCGCCCGCCGCCCGGCGGCCGGCCCGCAGGGATCTTCGGGTCCCTCCTCGGCGCCGGCCCGCCGCAGGGGCCCGTCGGCCACCGCCCTGGAGCTCCAGCGGATCGCCGCCCGCGGCTGGCCCGCCGCGGAGACGGCGTCGCTCGGGGAGTGGACGCTGCGGGCCTCCGGAGGTTTCACCCGCCGCGCCAATTCCGTCCTGCCGCTCGGCGACCCGGGCGTCCCCTTGGACACGGCGCTGGAGCGGATCGGCCACTGGTATGACGAGCGTGGGCTGCCGGCGGTGATCACGGTCGCCACCGGGCAGGCCGGCACCGACGAGGAGCTGGCCGCGGCGCTGGCGGAGCGCGGCTGGACCGCTGAGCGGCACACCCGGGTCCGGGTCGCGGCGCTGGCACCGCTCGCCGACATCGACACAGACGCCATGGGCACCACGGGCACCACGGGCGCTTCTGCCGGCACCGTCGGGGGTGCCCCGGCCCGGGTCGTCCTGTCCCGGGAACCGGGCGCGGGCTGGCTGGGGCTGTACAACCGGACCGGTGAGGCAGGCGTGACCGGCGAGACCGGTGAGGACGACGAGGCAGACAAGACCGGCAAGGCCGCACGGGATGCCCTGAAGGTGCTGACCGGCGGGCCCTCGGTGTGGTTCGCGACGGTGCATGACACGGACGGCGGCACGGCGGCGATCGGACGGCTGGTCGTCGACGGGCGCTGGGCGGGTTTCGCGGCGGTCGAGGTGGCACCTGCCGCACGGCGCCGGGGGCTGGCCACCCGGGTGATGGCGGCGCTCGCCGAGCAGGCCCTCGCGGAGGGCGCCTCGGCCGCATATCTGCAGGTCGAGGCGGACAACGCGGGCGCGCTCGCGTTCTACGACCGGCTCGGCTTCACCGACCACCACGGCTACCACTACCGGCGTGCCCTGCCGGGCGGCGGCCGGCACTGA
- the fdxA gene encoding ferredoxin: MTYVIAQPCVDVKDKACIEECPVDCIYEGKRSLYIHPDECVDCGACEPVCPVEAIFYEDDTPEEWKDYYKANVEFFDELGSPGGASKLGLIERDHPFIAALPPQNQ; the protein is encoded by the coding sequence GTGACCTACGTCATCGCGCAGCCTTGTGTCGACGTCAAGGACAAGGCGTGCATCGAGGAGTGCCCGGTCGACTGCATCTACGAGGGCAAGCGGTCCTTGTACATCCACCCGGACGAATGCGTCGACTGTGGTGCCTGTGAGCCGGTCTGCCCGGTCGAGGCGATCTTCTACGAGGACGACACCCCGGAGGAGTGGAAGGACTACTACAAGGCGAATGTGGAGTTCTTCGACGAGCTCGGCTCGCCCGGTGGCGCCAGCAAGCTCGGCCTGATCGAGCGGGACCACCCCTTCATCGCGGCACTTCCGCCGCAGAACCAGTAA
- the dapC gene encoding succinyldiaminopimelate transaminase, with the protein MGAASSSRPVSHRHPSRESLRDRLPDFPWDRLEPYKATAAAHTDGIVDLSVGTPVDPVPALVRQALTDAADSPGYPTVWGTAALRDALTGWATDRLGAQGLEHTNVLPVVGSKELVAWLPTQLGLGAGDKVAYPRLAYPTYEVGARLAGAEPVVYDEPWELDPSGLKLLWLNSPSNPTGRVLGAAELRRAVAWAREHGVLVVSDECYLELGWEADPVSVLHPDVCGGSHDGLVAVHSLSKRSNLAGYRSAFLVGDAAVLGDLLQIRKHGGMMIAAPVQAATVAALGDTAHVAEQRERYARRRAALRGAFEAAGFRIEHSEASLYLWATRDESCWETVGDLAKRGILVAPGDFYGVAGERFVRIAFTATDERVAAAVRRLAE; encoded by the coding sequence GTGGGCGCAGCATCGTCCTCCCGGCCCGTCTCCCACCGCCACCCTTCCAGGGAGTCGCTCCGCGACCGTCTTCCTGACTTCCCCTGGGACCGGCTGGAGCCGTACAAGGCCACCGCCGCCGCACACACCGACGGCATCGTCGACCTGTCCGTGGGCACCCCGGTCGACCCGGTCCCCGCGCTGGTGCGGCAGGCGCTGACCGACGCGGCCGACAGCCCCGGCTACCCGACGGTGTGGGGGACGGCCGCGCTGCGGGACGCGCTCACCGGGTGGGCGACCGACCGCCTCGGCGCCCAGGGGCTGGAGCACACCAACGTGCTGCCGGTCGTCGGCTCCAAGGAGCTGGTGGCCTGGCTGCCGACCCAGCTGGGCCTGGGCGCCGGGGACAAGGTCGCCTACCCGCGCCTGGCCTACCCGACGTACGAGGTCGGCGCCCGTCTGGCCGGCGCCGAGCCGGTCGTCTACGACGAGCCCTGGGAGCTGGACCCCAGCGGTCTGAAGCTGCTCTGGCTGAACTCGCCGTCCAACCCGACCGGCCGGGTGCTCGGCGCCGCCGAACTGCGCCGCGCCGTCGCCTGGGCGCGCGAGCACGGGGTGCTGGTCGTCAGCGACGAGTGCTACCTGGAGCTGGGCTGGGAGGCCGACCCGGTCTCCGTGCTGCACCCGGATGTCTGCGGCGGCTCCCACGACGGCCTCGTCGCCGTCCACTCCCTCTCCAAGCGCTCCAACCTCGCCGGCTACCGCTCCGCCTTCCTCGTCGGCGACGCCGCGGTCCTCGGCGACCTGCTGCAGATCCGCAAGCACGGCGGCATGATGATCGCGGCGCCGGTGCAGGCCGCCACCGTCGCGGCGCTGGGCGACACCGCCCACGTCGCCGAGCAGCGCGAGCGCTACGCCCGCCGCCGTGCCGCCCTGCGTGGTGCCTTCGAGGCCGCGGGCTTCCGCATCGAGCACAGCGAGGCCTCGCTCTACCTCTGGGCGACCCGCGACGAGTCCTGCTGGGAGACCGTCGGCGACCTCGCCAAGCGCGGCATCCTCGTCGCCCCCGGTGACTTCTACGGCGTGGCGGGGGAGCGGTTCGTTCGGATCGCCTTCACCGCCACCGACGAGCGGGTGGCCGCCGCGGTGCGCCGGCTGGCGGAGTGA
- a CDS encoding ATP-binding protein: MSLPVTRRIARAALLVAAGAAPVVAAAGSASAADLPAKTLGGLTAPLDSQNTSRTLDHTARHGVGLVNEAGNKAATKLAPALVETAGPVVKKAMPLTQGAADKAEGAVRPIAKHGVSTNSLPLEVAKGLVGSSKGLLAPAQGLLGGLPLGGR, encoded by the coding sequence ATGTCCCTCCCCGTTACGCGTCGGATCGCCCGAGCCGCCCTGCTCGTTGCAGCGGGTGCCGCTCCCGTGGTCGCTGCGGCCGGCTCCGCGAGCGCCGCGGATCTGCCCGCCAAGACACTCGGCGGGCTGACGGCGCCCCTGGACTCCCAGAACACCAGCCGCACCCTGGACCACACCGCGCGCCACGGCGTCGGCCTGGTGAACGAGGCCGGCAACAAGGCGGCGACGAAGCTCGCCCCGGCGCTCGTGGAGACCGCCGGCCCGGTCGTGAAGAAGGCCATGCCGCTCACCCAGGGCGCCGCCGACAAGGCGGAGGGCGCCGTCCGCCCGATCGCCAAGCACGGCGTCTCGACCAACTCGCTGCCGCTCGAGGTGGCCAAGGGCCTGGTCGGGTCGTCCAAGGGCCTGCTTGCGCCGGCTCAGGGCCTGCTCGGCGGCCTTCCGCTCGGCGGCCGCTGA
- a CDS encoding heavy metal transporter has product MSAQPSAPVRRTRPWRIAAAVAVLIGLAGYLAVQYITAGPGAPRCTVRGAGDAEAYELSPEQAANAATIAAVASSRGLPERAVTIALATAMQESGLRNIDFGDRDSVGLFQQRPSQDWGTVQKIMDPVYSAGEFYRHLANVPGYSRLPLTVAAQRVQHSGYPQAYAKHEANAAQLTGALTGRDEGAMTCTESRPVDSRAGGATKVREKLVREFGPRVLPRTAAGGSSAGGGRGVTIPVRAAGAMAVGDTPRRGWELATWAMAHSAELRIEQISYAGRTWTAADSGKGWQQKPADSAAAARDVRIITEQ; this is encoded by the coding sequence GTGTCCGCGCAGCCCTCAGCCCCCGTCCGCCGCACCCGCCCGTGGCGTATCGCCGCGGCCGTCGCCGTGCTGATCGGACTGGCCGGCTATCTCGCGGTGCAGTACATCACCGCCGGCCCGGGGGCGCCGCGCTGCACGGTGCGCGGCGCGGGCGACGCCGAGGCCTACGAGCTCTCCCCCGAGCAGGCCGCGAACGCCGCGACGATCGCGGCCGTGGCGTCCTCGCGCGGGCTGCCGGAGCGGGCGGTGACCATCGCGCTGGCGACCGCCATGCAGGAGTCCGGGCTGCGCAATATCGACTTCGGTGACCGGGATTCGGTCGGGCTCTTCCAGCAGCGGCCGTCGCAGGACTGGGGCACCGTGCAGAAGATCATGGATCCGGTCTACTCGGCCGGGGAGTTCTACCGGCATCTGGCGAATGTGCCCGGCTACTCCCGGTTGCCGCTGACCGTCGCCGCACAGCGGGTGCAGCACAGCGGCTATCCGCAGGCCTACGCCAAACACGAGGCGAACGCCGCGCAGTTGACCGGGGCACTCACGGGCCGCGACGAGGGTGCGATGACCTGCACCGAGAGCCGCCCGGTGGACAGCCGGGCGGGCGGCGCGACGAAGGTGCGGGAGAAGCTGGTGCGGGAGTTCGGCCCCCGGGTGCTGCCGCGGACGGCCGCCGGCGGCAGCAGCGCGGGCGGCGGGCGCGGGGTGACGATACCGGTGCGGGCGGCCGGTGCGATGGCCGTGGGCGATACCCCGCGGCGCGGCTGGGAGCTGGCGACGTGGGCGATGGCGCACTCCGCCGAGCTGCGCATCGAACAGATCTCTTACGCCGGCCGGACGTGGACCGCGGCCGATTCGGGAAAGGGCTGGCAGCAGAAGCCGGCCGATTCCGCGGCGGCCGCGCGCGACGTTCGTATCATCACCGAGCAATAG